From the Tenacibaculum dicentrarchi genome, the window CGCTTCCTAATTTTGAATTATCCACCGTACAAAAAGCATCATTTTCATCTTTATGAACCGTTGCTCCTGCTCTACTTGCTTCTAATAAAAAGGCATTTCCGTAATCAAAGAAATATGTTCCTTTTTCAGTATGTTTATTAATCGCTTTTGCATGACGACGCAAGGTTTCCTGTACTTTTTCTTTGAATAATTCAGGCTCATTTGCCATCATTTCATTGGCATCATCAAAAGAAATATCGGCAGGATAATAACCACCCGCCCAAGGATTATGTAACGATGTTTGATCTGAACCTAAATCGACAGGTACATTTTCTTTGTCAAATTTCTCCCAAACATCTACGATATTTCCTAAATAAGCAATTGAAACAGTTTCTTGGTTTTCTTTTGCAAGGCGAACACGAGAAACTAAAACATCTAAATCGGTGATTTTTTCATCAATCCAACCTTGCGATAAACGTATTTCTGTAATCTTTGGGTTTACCTCAGCACAAACCGTAATACAACCTGCAATGCTTCCTGCTTTTGGTTGCGCTCCACTCATTCCGCCTAAACCTGCGGTTAAAAAGACATTTCCTTTAGGTGATTTTTTAATTTTTCGAAACGCATTTAACACCGTAATTGTAGTTCCATGCACAATGCCTTGTGGACCAATATACATATAACTACCTGCGGTCATTTGCCCATATTGGGTAACTCCTAAGGCGTTGAATTTCTCTAAATCATCAGGTTTTGAATAATTTGGAATCATCATTCCGTTAGTAACAACTACTCTTGGAGCGTCTTTATGCGAAGGAAATAAACCCATCGGATGCCCAGAATACATGGTTAATGTTTGAGTATCTGTCATTTCAGACAAATATTTCATAGTTAATAAATATTGCGCCCAGTTAGAAAAAACACCTCCATTTCCGCCGTAGGTAATTAATTCATGCGGATGCTGTGCCACCGCATAATCTAAATTATTCTGAATCATTAACATGATTGCTTTTGCTTGGCTACATTTCCCTGGATATTCCTTAATATCTCTGGCGTGCATTTTATAAGTAGGGCGAAAACGATACATATATATTCGTCCGTAATCTTCTAATTCTTTGGCAAATTCAGGCAATAAAACAGCGTGATGTTTTGCATCAAAATAACGCAAAGCATTTTTTAGCGCTAATTTTTTTTCTTCGGATGTTAAAATATCTTTACGTTTCGGAGCCCTATTTATTGACGAATCGTACACGGGCATTTCAGGTAATTCATTAGGAATACCTTGCTTAATTTGTTTTTTAAATGACATCATAATTTCTTTTTTTAACAAACTTTAAACTCTTGATTTTTAACCATCTTAATTAGCGCATTAATATCATCTTTTAAAACACGATCTTCTTCTAATTTGGCTACTTTATTTCTGATCAACTTAAAATTCTCTTCAATAATCGCAGAAAAAGTATTAGGTCTTCTAAAATCCATTGCTTGTGCTGCGTACATCAATTCGATGGCTAATATTTTATCAATATTTCCTAATATCTGATTGAATTTTCTTCCTGAAATACTTCCCATTGAAACATGGTCTTCTTGCCCTAATGAGGTTGGCACACTATCTGCCGAAGGCGGAAAACACAATGATTTATTTTCGGTAACCAAAGCTGCTGTGGTATATTGAGGAATCATAAAACCAGAATTTAAACCACCTGCCGATGTTAATAATCTTGGCAAACCGTGCTTTCCTTCTAGCAATAAATAACAACGTCTGTCAGCTATATTTCCTAATTCAGAAACTGCAATTGATGTATAATCTAACGCCATTGCTAAAGGCTGTCCGTGAAAATTACCTCCCGAAATTGCTTCGGTTTCACTCAGTACAATAGGGTTATCGGTTACAGAATTCATTTCTATTTCTGCCAATTCTTTTAAATGTGCATAGGCATTTCTCGATGCTCCATGAACCTGTGGCATACAACGAATCGAATACGGATCTTGCACTCTTGGAAAACTATTATCAGTCGCATTTTCAGAATCTTTTAAAAGCATTCTCATGCGTTCTGCTACTTTTAAATTCCCTTTAAACGGACGAATTAAATGCAGTTCTTCTTTAAACGGCGATACATTTCCTGAATATCCTTCTAAAGTCATTGCACCCGTAACGTCGGCTAAATCTAACACATATTCCATTTTTTTCAAGCCTAAAATAGCGTGCGATAATATAAATTGCGTACCATTAATTAAGCCTAATCCTTCTTTTGCCATTAATGTTAAAGGCTGTAAATCATGCTTTTTTAATACTTCTCTTGCTGAAATAATTTCTTCGGATTGCCAAAACTCTCCTTCACCTAATAACGGTAAAAACAAGTGTGATAACGGCGCTAAATCACCAGAAGCTCCTACCGAACCTTGCTCAGGAACAACAGGCAATAAATCGTTTTCAATAAAATAAATAATACGTTCAATTAGCTCTAAACGAACCCCTGAAAAACCTTGACAAAGTGCATGAACCTTACAAATCATCATCATTTTTGACAATTCTTTATCAATAGGATTACCAACACCAACAGCATGGGTTATCAATAAATTTTCTTGCAATTTACTGGTTTCCTCAGGTGATATTTGCACATCACACAAAGGACCAAAACCTGTATTAATTCCGTAAACAGCAGCGGTTGAATTTGCCATTACCTCTACCTTTCTTCTACATTCCTTTATTTTAATTGCAGCATCGCTTGTAACCACCGCTTTTAAAGTTCCTTCTGATATTTCAATGACTTTATTTACCGTTAAGGTATCTATTCCGTACTTAAACATTGGTATCTATTTTATTTTACACAAAGTTATTTATATTTTTGATACCTAATAAGACTTAAAAAGTCATCAATTGATACCTATGAGTAATCAAATAGAACTACGCCATCTTCGTTATTTTTTAGCAGTTGCCGAATGTTTACACTTTCGAAAAGCAGCCGAACGCTTGTTTATTTCGCAACCAGGATTAAGCCGACAAATTAAACAAATGGAAGCCGATTTAGAAGTACAATTATTTGTGCGTCATAACAGAAAAGTAGCATTAACCGAAGCGGGAAGTTATTTGAAAACGGCGCTTACTCAAAATTTAAAAAACCTAACACATATTTTTGAACATGCCAAATTACTACAGGAAGGTAAAAATGGGCATTTGAATTTTGGTTATGTAGGTTCTGCAATGCAAGAAATTATCCCTAATTTATTGATTAAATTTAAAAAAGACCACCCAAATGTGCAATTCGGATTGCAAGAAATGGACAATCAAAAACAAATTGACAGCCTGCTTTCTAAAGATATTGATATTGGTTTTGTAAGGCTAGATAGAGTGCCTAGAGGACTTGCCATTCAGCCGATTTTAAAAGAGCCTTTTTGCTTGGTTTTACCGAAAAACCATCCTGTAAACACGGCTAATTTTAAAGGATTATCAGCATTAAAAAACGAATCTTTTATTCTTTTTGATCCGTCTTATAGTCCTTCTTATCACGAAAAAGTAATGCAAATTTTTGATGATGCTAAATTCGCTCCTATAATATCGCACAATACCATTCATGCTGCTTCAATTTATAAATTGGTGGAAAATAATTTTGGTTTATCAATTGTTCCCAAATCGTTACAATATGGCTACGATATGGGCGTACAATTTATTGACCTCACCACTATCAAACAACGTACTACCTTGTCGGTTGTTTGGCATAAAAATAATAGCAACCCTATTTTAAAATCGCTACTAGAAAAAACAATACCTTAACCACTAGCTTACTAAAACAATATACTCTCCAAAATATAAATGCTTATTTTTACATACAAACCACCCCTTATAATTTTATGATTTTTATTTCAAAATTTCTTATTCCTAAAGGATTTGTTGGCCTCGCTTTATTTCCTTTTATCTTTTTAAAAAAAGAAGAATTAAGAGAAAATTACATTTTAATAAATCACGAAAAAATTCACCTAAAACAACAGCTAGAATTACTCGTTATTTTCTTTTATCTTTTTTATGGCATTGAGTGGCTTGTAAAATATATCAAATACAAAAATGGTTATTTAGCCTATAAAAATATCAGTTTTGAAAGAGAATCTTACCACAATGAAGATAATTTATACTACCTTGAATCTCGGAAAAAATGGGCTTTTATTCATTATTTATAAATCGTAAAGAATTACTGTCTTTTTTAATAAATTCGTAGATTGCTTCATTAATTTGATTTAAAGCACTACGGATGAGAAAAATAACACCCTATAAACCAACAAACAAAATACGAATTGTAACTGCTGCTTCATTATTTGACGGGCACGATGCTGCCATAAATATTATGCGTAGAATTATTCAATCCACAGGGGTTGAAGTTATTCATTTAGGACACGACAGAAGCGTTGAAGAGGTTGTAAATTGTGCAATTCAAGAAGATGCCAATGCTATTGCAATGACTTCTTACCAAGGTGGGCATATCGAGTATTTTAAATATATGTTCGATTTATTAAAGGAAAAAGCTGCTAGTCATATCAAAATATTTGGTGGTGGTGGCGGTGTAATTCTTCCTGAAGAGATTAAAGAATTGATGGATTATGGAATTACTCGTATTTATGCTCCTGATGATGGACGCGCACTAGGATTACAAGGAATGATTAACGATTTAGTGAAAACCGCTGATTTTGCCATTGGCGATGTTTTAAAAGATGAAATAAATCATCTATCAAAAAAAGAAATTGGAAGTATTGCCCGAATTATTTCTTCCGCAGAAAATTTTCCTGAAGTAGCAAAAGAAACGTTACAAGCAATTCATCAAAAAAATAAAAATTCGAAAATACCTGTTTTAGGAATTACAGGAACGGGTGGTGCTGGAAAATCATCTTTAGTTGATGAATTAGTACGCAGGTTTTTAATAGATTTCCCTAAAAAAACTATCGGAATTATTTCTGTTGACCCTTCAAAAAGAAAAACTGGAGGTGCTTTATTAGGCGACCGTATTCGTATGAATGCCATTAATAACGACCGTGTTTATATGCGTTCGTTAGCAACTCGTCAATCTAATTTGGCATTATCAAAATATGTAAATCAAGCTATCGAGGTTTTAAAAGCCGCAGAATTTGATTTAATCATTTTAGAAACCTCTGGAATTGGGCAATCTGATACCGAAATTATAGAACATTCTGATACCTCATTATATGTAATGACACCTGAATTTGGTGCTGCAACGCAATTAGAAAAAATCGATATGCTTGATTTTGCTGATTTAGTAGCGATTAATAAATTTGACAAACGTGGCGCTTTAGATGCTATTCGAGATGTGAAAAAGCAATATATGCGCAACAATAATTTATGGGATATTCATATGGATGATATGCCTGTTTTTGGAACTATTGCTTCTCAATTTAACGACCCAGGAATGAATACGCTATACAAACGTATTATGGATAAAATAGTTGAAAAAACAGGCGTTGATTTAAAATCAGAAATGGAAATCACCAAAGAAATGTCTGAAAAAATCTTTGTAATTCCACCACGAAGAGTGCGTTATTTATCAGAAATAGCAGAAAGTAATAGGGCTTATGATAAAAAAGTTGACAGCCAAGTTATTGTTGCTCAAAAATTATATGGTATTGTTCAAACCATTTTATCTATTCTTCCCAAGGAAATAAAAGAAGATTTTCTATCTAAAAATGGATTAGAACAAGATGAAATTTTAAAAGAAACTCCAGAGAATGAATTTGATTTTATAAAATTATTAATAGCACAATTTGATAAAGTAAAACTAAATCTTGACCCTCATAACTGGGAAGTAATTTTAAATTGGAAAGCCAAAGTTCAAAAATATAAAGACCCTGTTTATAGCTTTAAAGTAAGAGATAAAATAATTAATATTGATACACACAATGAATCTTTATCGCATACACAAGTTGCGAAAGTAGCCTTACCAAAATACCAAGCTTGGGGCGATTTATTACGTTGGAATTTACAAGAAAACGTGCCTGGTGAATTTCCTTATACCGCAGGATTATATCCATTTAAAAGAACTGGTGAAGACCCAACACGAATGTTTGCTGGTGAAGGAGGCCCAGAACGTACCAACAGACGTTTTCATTATGTGAGTTTAGGAATGCCCGCAAAGCGCTTATCAACTGCTTTTGATTCGGTTACTTTATACGGAAATGACCCTGGTAAAAGACCCGATATTTACGGGAAAATTGGAAATGCTGGAGTTTCTATTTGTTGTTTAGATGATGCTAAAAAATTGTTTTCTGGTTTCGATTTAACACACGCTTTAACCTCTGTAAGTTTAACAATTAATGGTCCTGCACCGATATTGTTAGGTTTTTTCATGAATGCGGCTATAGACCAGAATTGTGAAAAATACATCAAAGAAAATAATTTAGAGGCTTTAGTTGAAGCTAAATTCGATGAAATTTATGATTCAAAAGGTTTAGAAAGACCGACATATCAAGGAGATTTACCACAAGGAAATGATGGTTTAGGATTGATGTTACTAGGGTTAACTGGCGATATGATTTTACCTTCGGATGTATATGCTGAAATCAAAAAAACAACCTTAGCACAGGTTCGTGGTACGGTTCAAGCGGATATTTTAAAAGAAGATCAAGCTCAAAATACCTGTATCTTTTCAACAGAATTTGCCTTGCGTTTAATGGGTGATGTGCAAGAATATTTTATAAAAGAACAGG encodes:
- a CDS encoding LysR family transcriptional regulator, with translation MSNQIELRHLRYFLAVAECLHFRKAAERLFISQPGLSRQIKQMEADLEVQLFVRHNRKVALTEAGSYLKTALTQNLKNLTHIFEHAKLLQEGKNGHLNFGYVGSAMQEIIPNLLIKFKKDHPNVQFGLQEMDNQKQIDSLLSKDIDIGFVRLDRVPRGLAIQPILKEPFCLVLPKNHPVNTANFKGLSALKNESFILFDPSYSPSYHEKVMQIFDDAKFAPIISHNTIHAASIYKLVENNFGLSIVPKSLQYGYDMGVQFIDLTTIKQRTTLSVVWHKNNSNPILKSLLEKTIP
- a CDS encoding urocanate hydratase is translated as MSFKKQIKQGIPNELPEMPVYDSSINRAPKRKDILTSEEKKLALKNALRYFDAKHHAVLLPEFAKELEDYGRIYMYRFRPTYKMHARDIKEYPGKCSQAKAIMLMIQNNLDYAVAQHPHELITYGGNGGVFSNWAQYLLTMKYLSEMTDTQTLTMYSGHPMGLFPSHKDAPRVVVTNGMMIPNYSKPDDLEKFNALGVTQYGQMTAGSYMYIGPQGIVHGTTITVLNAFRKIKKSPKGNVFLTAGLGGMSGAQPKAGSIAGCITVCAEVNPKITEIRLSQGWIDEKITDLDVLVSRVRLAKENQETVSIAYLGNIVDVWEKFDKENVPVDLGSDQTSLHNPWAGGYYPADISFDDANEMMANEPELFKEKVQETLRRHAKAINKHTEKGTYFFDYGNAFLLEASRAGATVHKDENDAFCTVDNSKLGSEVFAYSSYVQDIMGPMCFDYGFGPFRWVCASGNPEDLAKTDAIACKVLEKIRKNSPVEIQQQMADNIQWIKGAQENKLVVGSQARILYADAQGRAKIAEAFNKAIKKGKIGKVVLGRDHHDVSGTDSPYRETSNIYDGSRYTADMAIQNVIGDSFRGATWVSIHNGGGVGWGEVINGGFGMLLDGSKAASKRLKSMLFWDVNNGIARRSWARNQGAVFTIKRAMKSEKELQVTVPNFVDDALFNTDFKQE
- a CDS encoding methylmalonyl-CoA mutase family protein, with amino-acid sequence MRKITPYKPTNKIRIVTAASLFDGHDAAINIMRRIIQSTGVEVIHLGHDRSVEEVVNCAIQEDANAIAMTSYQGGHIEYFKYMFDLLKEKAASHIKIFGGGGGVILPEEIKELMDYGITRIYAPDDGRALGLQGMINDLVKTADFAIGDVLKDEINHLSKKEIGSIARIISSAENFPEVAKETLQAIHQKNKNSKIPVLGITGTGGAGKSSLVDELVRRFLIDFPKKTIGIISVDPSKRKTGGALLGDRIRMNAINNDRVYMRSLATRQSNLALSKYVNQAIEVLKAAEFDLIILETSGIGQSDTEIIEHSDTSLYVMTPEFGAATQLEKIDMLDFADLVAINKFDKRGALDAIRDVKKQYMRNNNLWDIHMDDMPVFGTIASQFNDPGMNTLYKRIMDKIVEKTGVDLKSEMEITKEMSEKIFVIPPRRVRYLSEIAESNRAYDKKVDSQVIVAQKLYGIVQTILSILPKEIKEDFLSKNGLEQDEILKETPENEFDFIKLLIAQFDKVKLNLDPHNWEVILNWKAKVQKYKDPVYSFKVRDKIINIDTHNESLSHTQVAKVALPKYQAWGDLLRWNLQENVPGEFPYTAGLYPFKRTGEDPTRMFAGEGGPERTNRRFHYVSLGMPAKRLSTAFDSVTLYGNDPGKRPDIYGKIGNAGVSICCLDDAKKLFSGFDLTHALTSVSLTINGPAPILLGFFMNAAIDQNCEKYIKENNLEALVEAKFDEIYDSKGLERPTYQGDLPQGNDGLGLMLLGLTGDMILPSDVYAEIKKTTLAQVRGTVQADILKEDQAQNTCIFSTEFALRLMGDVQEYFIKEQVRNFYSVSISGYHIAEAGANPITQLALTLSNGFTYVEYYLARGMDINKFGPNLSFFFSNGIDPEYSVIGRVARKIWAKAMKHKYGANSRAQMLKYHIQTSGRSLHAQEIDFNDIRTTLQALYAINDNCNSLHTNAYDEAITTPTEESVRRAMAIQLIINKELGLTKNENPIQGAFIIEELTDLVEEAVLTEFDRITERGGVLGAMETMYQRSKIQEESLYYETLKHTGEFPIIGVNTFLSSKGSPTVQPAEVIRATEQEKQFQIQTKELVNKANEIKAQNQLVILQKSAVQNENLFDKLMEATKYCSLGQITNTLFKVGGQYRRNM
- the hutH gene encoding histidine ammonia-lyase, with protein sequence MFKYGIDTLTVNKVIEISEGTLKAVVTSDAAIKIKECRRKVEVMANSTAAVYGINTGFGPLCDVQISPEETSKLQENLLITHAVGVGNPIDKELSKMMMICKVHALCQGFSGVRLELIERIIYFIENDLLPVVPEQGSVGASGDLAPLSHLFLPLLGEGEFWQSEEIISAREVLKKHDLQPLTLMAKEGLGLINGTQFILSHAILGLKKMEYVLDLADVTGAMTLEGYSGNVSPFKEELHLIRPFKGNLKVAERMRMLLKDSENATDNSFPRVQDPYSIRCMPQVHGASRNAYAHLKELAEIEMNSVTDNPIVLSETEAISGGNFHGQPLAMALDYTSIAVSELGNIADRRCYLLLEGKHGLPRLLTSAGGLNSGFMIPQYTTAALVTENKSLCFPPSADSVPTSLGQEDHVSMGSISGRKFNQILGNIDKILAIELMYAAQAMDFRRPNTFSAIIEENFKLIRNKVAKLEEDRVLKDDINALIKMVKNQEFKVC